TGGTTTAGGGCAACTGGTTGAAGTATTCCCCGAAGCCAACTGCGAGAATCTTCTGAAAAGTGTAGAAAAGTAAACGCCATGCAGAGGGCTCTAATCGCTTTACAAGCTGAACCATACTTAGAGTTGAAGTGAAGCCTGAGAAGTCGGTAGGGACAATATCTTTGCTAAGGATTGCTAAAAATTTTTGACAAAGCAATGCACAATCCTTCTGACAGGCTTAGAGGTAATATGTTTGCATTTATTGCGATGAGAGCCTGCCTTGTATTGATTGCTGGATTATTTCTTTTTGGAATACAAGCACAAGCCAATACTCGGTCGCTTACAAGGAGTGGAGTGAGTGAGGAGATCACGCTCAACCTCTTGAAGTCAAAAATTCCTCAAGGCGCAACAGTTACAGATACATCCTGCAAAGAAATACAAACAGCAGGTTTTAATTATTCATATCGTTGCACTATTACCTGGGAAGAAAATTAGATATGATCCATTGAACTGCTCGCTTGATGATCTAAGTCCCATCAGCAGCTCTTGCAGCAGAGCCAGCGTCATCTGAGTTTCGAGAGTCATTGGGAAGAAGCAACTGCTTAAGCATTCCCCTATTGAAATAAACAACCCCGCACGTGGCCGGGCTAGTGAATATTCAGTCGGGAGATTGATAGCCACAATCAGCGAACCTGTTCGTTCATGGAATGGGACGTACGCAACGCAAGCTTCCAGCAGGTCATTCCTTTCACATCACACTCAGGTGCAATAGCCGTCAGTTCTTGATTGCCAAGGGCTTGAGAAGGGATGTGCTTCTTGCTGTGCTCGCTAAGGCAAAGCAGAAAGTACCTCATCGCTTGTATGCGGTGTGCCTGATGGCTAATCACCTGCATCTGCTTCTGCGTCCTAATGATGCATCACAGCTGCCAAAGCTGATGCATTGGGTTGGCTGGTACTCAGCGATGGCACTGAATCGTCTTTCTGGACGTTGCGGGCATTTTTGGGAGGCAAGGTATTACGCCACTGTGATTGCGCCTAGAGACCACAGGCGAGTGCTGAATACGTTGCGGTATATCCACGCCAATCCAAAGGCAGCAGGAATCAGGAAAGGGTTTTATGACCCCTATTCCAATTATGGGCATTACGGAAGATTGGAATGTGATGGCATCAGTGAGTGGCACCCCAGCTTTCTGCAACTGGCATCAAGCCTGAAAGGCTGTTCCAGACGATATGCACGGTTCTGCCAGAAGTATCGCCATCACGCCAAAGGAACACCTAAGTGCCATTGGGGCTCAAGCATGCTGAAACGACTGGTTGAAAAAGGCAGAAGCAGTCAAAGCAGGAAGAACCGGGTCTCACCAGGGCAGCAGAACTTACCCTTTGCATTTGATATTCGCCTCAATCAAATGCCAGAAGACTGGCATCAAGTCGCGGTGAGATTTAGACGAGCAAATGGCATTCGTGATGGCGATCAAATCCTCAAGCTGTGGTGATTAAACCAGGAAATATAGATAGAGTTAGGGCAAATCAGTTGAGGCATATTTGTCATGAATACGCAAAATAATTCTTATTGGCTCCTGCCAAATAAGCCATCAAGGCAGCTTTCTGAATTCCAATGGTGCCAGGTATTGGAGGCTGATTTAAGGGTTTATGGTGTTGATTGAAGAAATAAAAAACCCCTGTGGTCGCAGGGGCGTTGAGTGACAAGCTGCCACTACATCTCAATTACACCTTTACAGAAAAGCACTACTCAAATGTACAGGCTTGTCGCTTCGTTGGCTGACAACCATCGCCAAAAGCACTACTACTATCGTGCACCCTCACATCTCGGTTGCTTGGTGTTGATGTTAAGGCATTGATGACAGGTTGTTGTTGAACTTCTTTTCGTTTTTCAGTTGTTTTCGCACCACCAAAGCGAACTTTAAGATCAGCTGAAACTCTTGTATCAAAAGCCTCGTCGTAGGAGATATTCACTCCTGCTGTGACGCCACTTGCCATTTCGTAAGCCAAGCGTCCGAGTACGCCAGAACCATCAGCTGTTCCTAGGTCACCATTTTGGTAGTAGTAACCAACAGACGCATTCACCACTGGAGTGATGAAGTAACCCACATCAAGCCCGTAGGTGTTGAGTGAACCGCCTTGATAAACGCTGTTGAGTTGAGCTTCTTTCTCACCGACAGGCACTAAGGCATAGGCATTGAAATTCCAGCTATCTGAGATTGCTTCTGCATTCACAGCAAGCTGCTGGAAAAACACACTGCTCTTATCTGTGACGGATACCCCTGTATCGGCATCGCCTGTAGCCATCGGGCGACTGTCATAACCAGCATTCAGCCCATACATCCAGCTGCGATCTCCATTCAGCCAGCGGTACCCAAGCCGTGAAGAGGTGCTGATCGTGGTACCAGCCACATCGGTATTGATGATGCTGCTGTTGTTTTCGTAATCGGCGAAGTTGGCGTTAGCGAGGACATCAAGAAACCAGACGCTGTTGTCGCCAACAGAGAGAGGCAAGAACCCGCCAATACCTGCTTGGTTCGGTGTTCCAGCGCCTTGAAGTGCCCCTTGAAAACCAATGGTGGGCTTGACCACATCCTTGAGGCTGATGCTCATCACCCCGAGGTCATCAGCACTGCCCTTCTCTTGCGCAATGGCAGGTAGGGCAGCAACAGAGATGGCAGAAGCCAGCAGCCCTAGGGAGAGACGACGCAGCATGGGGCGTTCAATAGATGCAGTAACGATGCTTTGCTTGTGCTGCTGCTGCCAGCTGCAGTAGGCAGTTTCAGCTTTGCTGTTCTGCTCTCACAAAGGGACTAGAGGCTCACACCCAGCTGCCAAGCCATAAGCCTGTCTCTTTCCTCTTCCACCAACAGGGGCACCATCCAGTCCGACTCGACTTCAGCAGCTACATCCCTTCCAAGCTGTTCAATGCCGAGTGCCAGCCAAGACTTGTAGCCATCAGCGTCATTAGCCCTGAGTGCCATCAGTAGCTCTTGCAGCAGAGCCAGCGTCATCTGAGTGTCGAGGGTCATTTGTTTGGGGTAACTGCTTAAAGCATTCCCCGCTGCCATGAAAACCCAGACTGTGGCGGGATAAAGCATTATTTAGTGCCAAGCATCGAAGAAAGATATGGGCGGTTATTAGAGCGAATAAAGAAACAAAAAGCTCCTGTTATGTCAGGAGCTTGGTGGATATCGTTATTTAATCAAATCTCCTCCCTGCGGAATCATAAAAGGACGTCCATCATCAGACTTCGCATCAATATTGCAAAACCCCGTCCTTCGCAACCGTTCGCACTTACTCCTTCCTTCCGCGTCTATGGTAAGAAGTAATTTTTTGCCGTCTTTGTCGATCCGTGGCTCAAAAGTTTCAACCTTGCCGGTCGCTTTGTCCATAACATTTATAGAAATGCCGTCACAAGCAATCGCAACAAGAACTCGCGCCGCATTTACGGCATCCGGGCCTTGACAACCATTGGCGTCTATCACGTCATGCACCCTCACGTCCCTATTGCCTGGCGATGATGTTAATGCAGATATGACAGGTTGATTCTGAACTTCTTTGCGTTGTGCTGTTGTAGCTGCACCACCAAAACGAACTTTTAGATCAGCTGAAACTCTGGTCTCAAATGCTTCGTCGTATGAGACGTTCACTCCTGCTGTTAAGCCACTGCTGATTTCGCAGGCAACTCTTCCGAGCACACCAGACCCATCAGCTGTGCCTAGATCACCGCTTTGGTAGTAGTAACCAACAGAAGCATTCAGCTCTGGAGTGATGAAATAACCAACATCAAGCCCGTAGGTGTTAAGTGCACCGCCTTGGTAAAAGAAGTTGAGATCTTGCTCCGTATCACCTATAGGAATTAAGGCATAAGCGTTGAAGTTCCAATCATTGGAAACAGCTTCTGCGTTGAATGCCACCTGCTGAAAAAATGCACTCTCCTCTGTGCCGCTGACATTGATGCCTGTATCGCTTCCGCCTGTATTCATCGGGCGGCTGTCATAACCAGCATTCAGCCCGTACATCCAGCTGCGGTCTCCGTTTAGCCAGCGATAACCAAGCCTTGATGAGGTGCTGATCGTGGTGCCAGCAACATCGGTGTTGATAATGCTGCTGTTGTTCTCGTAATCAGCGAAATTAGCGTTGGCGAGGACATCAAGAAACCAAACGCTGTTGTCTCCAACAGAGAGGGGCAAGAACCCACCAATGCCTGCCTGATTCGGTGTTCCTGCTCCTTGCAATGCACCTTGAAACCCAAGAGTTGGCTTGACGACATCCTTAAGGCTGATGCTCATCACCCCAAGGTCATCAGCACTGCCATCTTCTTGAGCAATGGCAGGCAGAGAAGCAATGGAAATGGCAGAAGCCAAAAGCCCTAGGGAGATACGACGCAGCATGGGGAGCTGATAGATAAGGCAACGATGCCTTGCTTGTGCTGCTGCCGCACGCTGCAGTAGGCAGTTTCAGCTTTGCTGATTTGCTCTGAAAAGGACTAGAGGCTCACGCCCAGCTGCCAACCAATCAGCCTGTCCCTCTCCTCTTCCACCAACAAAGGCACCATCCAGTCGGACTCGACCTCACCAGCTACATCCCTTCCAAGCTCTTCAATGCCAAGGGCAAGCCAGGACTTGTACCCATCAGCGTCATTAGCCCTGAGTGCCATCAGCTCTTGCAGCAGGGTAAGAGTCATCTGAGTGTCGAGGGTCATTGGTTGTGGGCAACTGGATAAAGCATTCCCCGCTGCAATAAAAACCCGCTCGTCATGGGTCTAAGTATTAATCAGCGCTAGGTATCGGATGTCATTTAGGCGTGATTAGGCAGTGATTAAAGAAATAAAAAGCCCTTGCAATTGCAAGAGCTTTGGGAGTTAGCCTCTAATTTCTTTCTTCAATTTTTCATTGCGGCTTTGCCTTGCACAGTTCTTGACCACCTTCTTTGGATATTCCTTCGCGGCTCCTATAGTACAAATGTTAACAAAATGTTACAAATACAGTTAAAATACATTAACTTACGGTGAGGTGCAGTTAGTACACGTGTCACTCGCTCCCGGACTGAATCTCCATTATCCAATTCATTATTCAAATACACACATCCACTGCACCCGGATAACACTTCGTGTCGTGCACCCGAACATCCCTGTTCTTGGGTGATGCTGTTAACGCATTAATTGTTGGATTCTCCCACTTTTTCTTCGTCGCTGCTGTTGTACTTGGGCCACCAAAGCGCACTTTAAGATCAGCTGAAACTCTTGTATCGAATGCTTCGTCGTAGGAGATATTGACTCCTGCTGTGACGCCACTGGTCATTTCATAGGCTAAGCGTCCGAGTACGCCGGAACCATCTGCTTCTCCTAGGTCACCGCTTTGGTAGTAATAACCAACAGAAGCATTAACGGCTGGAGTGATGAAATAACCAATATCAAGCCCGTAGGTATCAAGCGAGCCGCCTTGATAAACGCTATTCAGCTGTTGCTCTGTATCACCAACAGGAACTAAGGCATAGGCATTGAAGTTCCAGCTATCAGAGACTGCTTCTGCATTAACTGCCACCTGCTGGAAGAAAGCACTCTTCTCTGTGCCGCTGACATTCACGCCTGTATCAGTTCCACCTGTATTCATCGGGCGGCTGTCATAGCCACCGTTAACGCCATACATCCAGCTGCGGTCGCTATTTAGCCAGCGATAACCCAATCGCGTTGAGGTACTGATCGTGGTGCCAGCTACGTCGGTATTGATGATGCTGCTATTGCCGCCGTAATCAGCAAAGTTGGCATTGAGCAGCACATCAGCAAAGAACACACTGTTCTCGCCAACAGCGAGGGGCAAGAACCCGCCAATACCTGCTTGGTTAGGCGTGCCTGCTCCTTGTAGTGCGCCTTGAAAACCCCAGTTGAACTTGACTGCATCCTTAAGGTTGATCTCCATCACCCCGAGGTCTTCTGCGCTACCTGCCTCTTGAGCAGCCGCAGGAAGCAGAGCGCCATTAGAGAGTGCCAGTGCAGCAACACCGCTTAGCGATAACGACAGGCGCAGTGAACGCTGCATTGATAAGGATCTATTGAGCGCAGAATGGCTTGCTTTTACTGCTGTTGCGAGCTGCAGTAGGCAGTTTCAGCTTTGCTGCCCTGCGCTCACAAACGGATTAAAAGCTCACGCCAAGCGTCCAAGCCATCAGCCTTATCTACGCGAAGCAGATAAACCACACAGCTTGTCCAGCTGAGATACAGCACCAACAACGGCACCATCCAATCCGATTCGACCTCAGCAGCTACATCCCTTCCAAGCTGTTCAATGCCGAGTGCCAGCCAAGACTTGTAGCCATCAGCGTCATTAGCCCTGAGTGCCATCAGTAGCTCTTGCAGCAGAGCCAGCGTCATCTGAGTGTCGAGGGTCATTTGTTTGGGGTAACTGCTTAAAGCATTCCCCTGCATTAAAAACTCCGCTCGTTGCTTGGCTAAGTATTAATTATTGCCAGGTATTAAAGGCTGATATAAGGGTTTATGGTGTTGGTTGAAGAAATAAAAAGCACCTGTGGTCGCAGGGGCTTTAGGAGTCTTTAATTATTTGGAAGGGGAGGGAGTTAGCCTCGATGGAGACACCTAGAGACCAGGAGCACGTGTCCCTCACAAACGAAGATCACGGCCATGCCGGCTGCTATGGAACCCTTCTACAGGGCCCTGGTTTATCACAAATGATATCATCGTGAACCCTCACATCCCTGTTCTTGGGTGAGGCTGTTAATGCATTAATTGTTGGATTTTCCCACTTTTTCTTCTTCGCTGCTGTTGTACTTGCACCACCAAAGCGAACTTTAATATCAGCTGAAACTCTGGTGTCGAATGCTTCGTCGTAGGAGATGTTCACTCCTGCTGTTAATCCGCTGCTGATTTCATAGGCAAGGCGTCCAAGCACACCAGACCCATCAGCAGATCCAAGATCACCGCTTTGGTAGTAGTAACCAACAGAAGCATTCAGCTCAGGCGTGATGAAATAACCAACATCAAGCCCGTAGGTGTTAAGTGCACCGCCTTGGTAAAAGAAGTTGAGATCTTGCTCCGTATCACCAACAGGAATTAAGGCATAAGCGTTGAGGTTCCAGCCATTGGAGACCGCTTCTGCATTGACTGCCACCTGCTGGAAGAACGCACTCTCCTCTGTGCCGCTGACAATGATGCCGGTATCGGTTCCTCCTGTATTCATCGGGCGGCTGTCATAGCCAGCATTCAGCCCGTACATCCAAGAGCGGTCACCATTCAGCCAGCGATAACCAAGCCGTGATGAGGTGCTGATCGTTGTACCAGCCACATCGGTATTGATGATGCTGCTGTTGTTTTCGTAATCAGCGAAATTAGCGTTAGCGAGGACATCAAGAAACCAGACGCTGTTGTCGCCAACAGACAGTGGCAAGAACCCGCCAATACCCGCCTGATTCGGTGTTCCTGCTCCTTGCAATGCACCTTGAAACCCAAAGGTGGGCTTGACCACATCCTTCAGGCTGATGCTCATCACACCAAGATCATCAGCACTGCCCTCTTGCGCAATGGCAGGCAGGGAAGCAAGAGAGATGGCAGAAGCCAAAAGCCCCAGGGAGATACGACGCAGCATGGGGAGCTGATAGATAAGGCAACGATGCCTTGCTTGTGCTGCTGCCGCACGCTGCAGTAGGCAGTTTCAGCTTTGCTGCTATTAAGTAGGCAATAAAAAACTCCCGCTGTTAAGCGAGAGCTGATTGATGTGAAATCCTTGGTTTACTTGGCGTATGACACGCCGCGATAGGTCAATGGTGCCTTCTTGGTTGCATCAAAACCAACACCTTTGTGCTGGACATACTGCTTACCACGATAGGTGAGAGTCATTTGAGGTTCCTCAGAAATCCAGGTCCCCGTTCCGTGGCCTGGCGAGTCTGCGCCTCACAGAAGTGAGGTGAACGTTCTTTGTAGTTGGTACTACTTTATTTTTATAGCAACAACGTCAACGTTTCTGTTGTTCGTGCTGTTACACAAGTGAATCCAATCTTTCTATTGGCAGCATATCTATACAGAAACGAAAAACCCCCAACAGTTAGGGCAGGGTTAGAAGGCTTTAGCGTTGGTTGCCAGAGCTTCATCAGCAGTGCCACGCTTGCGCTTATCAGGCAGCTTGGTCGAAATGATGTCGTCATACAACTAATCCAAGTCCTCACCCGTTATGGGTACAACACCTCCATAATTTCCCAACGGGACTGCAGACTCACGCCTAGCTGCCAAGCCATCAGCCTGTCCCTTTCCTCTTCCACCAACAGGGGCACCATCCAGTCTGATTCCACCTCACCAGCTACATCTCTTCCAAGCTGTTCAATGCCAAGAGCAAGCCAACCCTTGTAGCCATCAGCGTCATTAACCCTTAGCGCCATCAGTAACTCTTGAAGTAGAGCCAGCGTCATCTGAGTTTCTAGAGTCACTGGATTGGGGCAACTGCTAGAAGCATTCGCCGCTTCAGAAAGCCGCAGCTATGTCTGCTGCAATGTCCCAAGTTGACACCCTTAATTTAGCTAGCTTGTTTTATCTAATTTCTGCTTAAATTTTTAGTTTGCAGATTGAGAGAACATTCGGCTGTTCGTTCGTGTGATCATCTACAGTAAAAATCACTCTCATCCCGTCTAAAGAAGGCTGTTGGATACCCCATGAGTATCGACAATCCGCGCTGGTGTAGAGTTATCAATTAATAGCTAATTTCTATAAATGTCTCGACTATCCCTGGTGATCGCCTTTGCGGCTGTTGCATCTATCTCTGCTGTGCCTGCGCATGCCAGCAAGTGGGTTGATGACATTATTTTCGGAAAGTGCGCTGAAGCCATGAATAAGGAATACTTGAAAGCAGGTAAACAGCTGCTCTTGAGCAAGAAGAACGAGACCTGTAACTGTGTAGTGAAAGAGATGAATAACCACAAGAGCATTGACGAAGCTAAAAACTTCTGCATCAAGTAGATTGTCGTGTCAACATAAACATAAAAGTCAGATCGATGTGTTAATTGAATACATATTCGCTAACACTTTCTCTTTGCGCAGACACTCAACTTATTAATTATGAATATTCAGTCGGGAGATCGATAGCGACACACACAACGCCCCCTGCTTTTCCCTTTCGGGTTTTGTATAGCTTTCAGCCATAAGGCTTCAGGCTTCCCGACGAGTGCTTAAGTCCAACCGGCTGAATTAATCCCAAGTTTCCTTATCTAATAGCACCTTCAGAGAAGCACCGCCCACCACAAGCGCGATTGCAGTGCTGGTATACATTTCAGCCTGGCATGATTCAGCTGCGATCTGATTTCGCTCCATAAAAGCCTGACCTTCAGAACACATTTTTGAATTATTCGCTTCATTTGCGAATAACACAGCTGCAACTATCCCCACTCCCCCTAGTACCTTTTTGATTGTGTTGATCATGGTTCACATTTTTGGTATTAGTTAAATTTTCTCATAGCCTTGCTTTCATGGCTTCAGGCTTCCCGACGGAGGATTAGCGGCAGAATTTATTAAAAGCAACTGCTTCCTCTCCTCCTGGTATTACATCAAACCAACGTTCCCATTCCGGTTTGTTGGAATAAACAGAACGCCATCGGTATTTCTTTGAATTACAATCAATCTCATGCGCATTAACAAGTTTATTGCTTCGGTCAACCATTTTAGTGAAATAAATGCAATGACTTTGCCTGCAGTCAACGAGTTTCATTTTTTTCATTAAATCCGTGCCAGGCGATGATGATAACAACACCCAACCAGGCGAATCGTATGTTTTTTTCTGATCTTTAGATGGAAATTTGTAGGTTGTACCTCTAAGCATTTCATATGTCGGTTCTTGTCCCCCACCCCACCAAGCCTGAGCAGGATTAGGGATTAAGAATGAACCACCGATAACAGCAGCGATAGCGACAAAAGCAGAAAGTTTCATTTGATTCAGGTGTTGTGTGAAGGTCGCCCCTCGATGTATTCACAATCGCTGAATCAGAACGAATCCGAATCCCCCATTCGAGTGGTCTTCGCTGCTGATGTGTCCCCCAAACAGGTAGTCAGTTAGGTGCTGAGCAGGGTTGCCAACCGATCTTCTGCAGGTTGATCCACATTTCGATGCCTAGATGCCTAAGCATCCTTTGCTGCCTGATTGGCTGCCCAAGCCGTGCTGACAAGTGGTAGTAGCTCGCCAGAACGAACTGAGCATGTTGCGTTGGTGTGTCGGGCTTGATCTGCGAGAGCATCCCTTCTTGCCTGTTGACCAGCCAGCCTTCACCGTTGAGCTTCTCTTTATTTCTGACGTCATCAGGCTGCTGCTGCCACATCACTGCAATTTGGCGAGATTGCCCATGGGGTGAGACCAACTCACTCGAAAGGATGAGTTGAAATCCCTTTTGATCAGCCCTTGGAGCGTGTCGATGCGGTCGGAGGTCTCTGCTGCTGTTGCTCGTGCCATGGCCAATAAGCCTTTGAAAGCCGCTGGCACATCCAGCTTTTGGGGAATAACCAACACTAGGACGACTTGGGCCACACTTTGGGCCACACAAAGCAACAAATAAGAAAAAAGGGCTCAGCTTTCACTGAAACCCCTTGCTGTGATTAACGCCCCCTGCTGGATTCGAACCAGCGACCGACTGCTTAGAAGGCAGTTGCTCTATCCAGCTGAGCTAAGGGAGCATCAAGCCATTTTGACAGTTGGCGTACACCACCCCGCTTAAGCTTGAAAACTGTGCGGTACAGACGATGGCCCCCAGCCGGCTTAACGACAGCCACAAGCAGGAAATTGTGGAGCGGTACCGCGCTGGAGAAACAAGCGCTCATATCGCGGCAGCCTTCGGATGCAGCGCAAACACGGTGAGTCGCACCGTTCGGTCTTTGTTGAGCGCTGATGAATACGCCGAGCTCAAAATCCAGCGTGCCGCCAAAGGGACGGCTTTAGAGATCTCTGCTTCAGAAAGCAGCGCGCCTGACTCAGCACCAAGCACCAACGCGGAGAGCAGCAAAAAGAGCGTGGGGAGTGAAGCTGATGGCGATGCTGTTGAAGATGAAGATGGCAATGGAGATGGTGAGAGCCAAATCCTCGCGCTCGATGATGCCGAAGATTTCGGTGGCGCCGATCTCGACGACAACGAGACCTTCAACACGGACGATGAAAATGTTTTCCATGAGATAGCCGTGCTCCCGGTGGACCTTCCCCAGGTCACCACCCAAGAAGTGATTTGCCGGCCCTTTGCCTCTGAACTTTTGCCAGACAGCGTCTACATGCTTGTCGACAAAACGGTGGAGCTTGATCCTCGGCCACTCAGTGAGTTCCCTGAATTGGGCCTGAGTGACCCCTCAGAGCAGCAACGCCAGGCTTTATGCCTCTATGCAAGTCCACGTGCTGCCAAACGCCAATGCGGCCGAAGTCAGCGGGTGATCAAAGTGCCAGACACCCAGGTCTTTGAGCAAACATCGTCCTACCTGCTTGCCCGTGGCATCACGCATTTAGTGGTTGAGGGATCCCTCTTTTCACTCAAGTCCTGATTCAGCGGTCTGGGTCTGAATCAGGCGCTGGCGCCAACACCGCAGCCACACTGCCACCGCTGATGATTCCGAGCACCAAGCTGACGCCAACAATGAAGCCGGAGGGAAGGGGGGCAGACCGACCAACGCCAAGGTTGAGGCGATAGCGATCATTCAGATTTTGTGCACCAAGGCAGAGCACTAACAGCAGCGTTAGCCCACTCCCCAAACTCAACAGCAGCAGTCGTAGCCGGATCAGCATCGCAATCGCTTTTGACTTGATCAGTCTGACGGTTCGCTCACAGCGTGTAGTAACGCATAAAGCTCTCGTTTCGAACGTCCAATCCGACTGGACAACAGCTTGGCCGCATCCTTGGCACTCATCCCCTCGGCGGTGAGTGCCAACAACTGCTCACAACACTGCGTGTCGCTTAAGGCTTCGATCTCGAGGGGTGGAGCTCCTCCCAACACCACAGTGCATTCCCCCTGGGGGGGGTGCTCTTGAAAATGCATCCGCGCCGCGCCAACGGTTGGCCCCACCTGTTGCTCATGCCGCTTCGTGAGTTCTCGAGCCACTTGTAACGGTCGCTCCTCACCGCAAAGCTCAAACATCTCTTCCAGCAGTTGGCACAAACGATGAGGGGCCTCATAAATCACGCTGGTGCGCTGCTCCGTTGCGATGAGGGCCAGTCGGTCCCGGCGTTCTCTGCCTTTGGACGGAAGAAACCCCTCGAAACAAAACCGGTCGGTAGGAAGCCCGCTGCTCACCAGAGCCGTCGTCGCCGCGCAAGGGCCAGGAATAGAAATCACCTCACAGCCAGACGCACGCGCAGCAGCGACCAAGTCCTGCCCAGGATCACTAATCCCTGGCAAACCGGCATCAGTGATGACCGCAACGCTGCGACCTTCTTCGAGTTCCAGCAACAGTTGGGGAATCCTCGTGCGGGTGTTGTGCTGATGGAAGGAACACCGCCTTGCTGCTGAACCGATACGGCTCAGCAGCTGTCCGCTGTGCCGCGTGTCCTCGCAAGCAATCGTGTCCACAGCGATCAACAGCTCACGCGCTCGAGGAGACAGGTCACCGAGATGGCCAATCGGAGTGCCTACGACATACAGCACTCCGGCCGCAGGTTCAGCGCGTTGCTTCACAATGGCTTCGCCTAGATCAAACCATGATGCCGAGCTCGCCGACCCTTCTTGCCGGTATCAACCTAGAAGATGTTTTAAAGGTTCTTCGCCCCCTCAGCTGGGGAGCAGCAGACATCCTGCGCGCCTATGCCCGTGGAGAACAGCCTCCCCACGGTTTTTCGAAAGCCCTGAGCGTTGACAACGGTGGAGAGGGCCCTGTGTCCGCCGCTGATCTTGCCGTCAATCAATGGCTCCTGGATGGCTTAAAACAATCCTTCCCCAGCGCCGCTTGGACCCTTCTCAGTGAGGAAACAGCCAAAGAACAACTGACGGAGGGGCAACCCTTGGCGGCGGATTGGCTATGGATTTTGGACCCACTCGATGGGACCAAGGATTTCCTCCAAGGCACAGGGGAATACGCCGTCCATCTGGCCTTGGTGCATCAGCAGCGGCCAGTCCTTGGGGTGGTGCTGCTCCCAGAGGCGGACGAGCTTTGGATTGGTGTCGTGGGTGAGGGGACATGGTGCGAAAACCGCTCCGGAGAACGAGCGCCAGTTCGTTTCAGTGAGCGAAAGGTCACCCATGAACTGATCTTGGTGGCAAGCCGCAGTCACAGAGATCAGCGACTTGAGCAGTTGATTACCGCCCTGGAACTTGGCGACTCCAAGGCCGTGGGCAGTGTTGGCT
This portion of the Synechococcus sp. ROS8604 genome encodes:
- a CDS encoding transposase; its protein translation is MGRTQRKLPAGHSFHITLRCNSRQFLIAKGLRRDVLLAVLAKAKQKVPHRLYAVCLMANHLHLLLRPNDASQLPKLMHWVGWYSAMALNRLSGRCGHFWEARYYATVIAPRDHRRVLNTLRYIHANPKAAGIRKGFYDPYSNYGHYGRLECDGISEWHPSFLQLASSLKGCSRRYARFCQKYRHHAKGTPKCHWGSSMLKRLVEKGRSSQSRKNRVSPGQQNLPFAFDIRLNQMPEDWHQVAVRFRRANGIRDGDQILKLW
- a CDS encoding carbamoyl-phosphate synthase encodes the protein MLRRLSLGLLASAISVAALPAIAQEKGSADDLGVMSISLKDVVKPTIGFQGALQGAGTPNQAGIGGFLPLSVGDNSVWFLDVLANANFADYENNSSIINTDVAGTTISTSSRLGYRWLNGDRSWMYGLNAGYDSRPMATGDADTGVSVTDKSSVFFQQLAVNAEAISDSWNFNAYALVPVGEKEAQLNSVYQGGSLNTYGLDVGYFITPVVNASVGYYYQNGDLGTADGSGVLGRLAYEMASGVTAGVNISYDEAFDTRVSADLKVRFGGAKTTEKRKEVQQQPVINALTSTPSNRDVRVHDSSSAFGDGCQPTKRQACTFE
- a CDS encoding inverse autotransporter beta domain-containing protein; protein product: MLRRISLGLLASAISIASLPAIAQEDGSADDLGVMSISLKDVVKPTLGFQGALQGAGTPNQAGIGGFLPLSVGDNSVWFLDVLANANFADYENNSSIINTDVAGTTISTSSRLGYRWLNGDRSWMYGLNAGYDSRPMNTGGSDTGINVSGTEESAFFQQVAFNAEAVSNDWNFNAYALIPIGDTEQDLNFFYQGGALNTYGLDVGYFITPELNASVGYYYQSGDLGTADGSGVLGRVACEISSGLTAGVNVSYDEAFETRVSADLKVRFGGAATTAQRKEVQNQPVISALTSSPGNRDVRVHDVIDANGCQGPDAVNAARVLVAIACDGISINVMDKATGKVETFEPRIDKDGKKLLLTIDAEGRSKCERLRRTGFCNIDAKSDDGRPFMIPQGGDLIK
- a CDS encoding carbamoyl-phosphate synthase → MQRSLRLSLSLSGVAALALSNGALLPAAAQEAGSAEDLGVMEINLKDAVKFNWGFQGALQGAGTPNQAGIGGFLPLAVGENSVFFADVLLNANFADYGGNSSIINTDVAGTTISTSTRLGYRWLNSDRSWMYGVNGGYDSRPMNTGGTDTGVNVSGTEKSAFFQQVAVNAEAVSDSWNFNAYALVPVGDTEQQLNSVYQGGSLDTYGLDIGYFITPAVNASVGYYYQSGDLGEADGSGVLGRLAYEMTSGVTAGVNISYDEAFDTRVSADLKVRFGGPSTTAATKKKWENPTINALTASPKNRDVRVHDTKCYPGAVDVCI
- a CDS encoding carbamoyl-phosphate synthase, encoding MLRRISLGLLASAISLASLPAIAQEGSADDLGVMSISLKDVVKPTFGFQGALQGAGTPNQAGIGGFLPLSVGDNSVWFLDVLANANFADYENNSSIINTDVAGTTISTSSRLGYRWLNGDRSWMYGLNAGYDSRPMNTGGTDTGIIVSGTEESAFFQQVAVNAEAVSNGWNLNAYALIPVGDTEQDLNFFYQGGALNTYGLDVGYFITPELNASVGYYYQSGDLGSADGSGVLGRLAYEISSGLTAGVNISYDEAFDTRVSADIKVRFGGASTTAAKKKKWENPTINALTASPKNRDVRVHDDIICDKPGPCRRVP
- a CDS encoding DUF1651 domain-containing protein, producing MWQQQPDDVRNKEKLNGEGWLVNRQEGMLSQIKPDTPTQHAQFVLASYYHLSARLGQPIRQQRMLRHLGIEMWINLQKIGWQPCSAPN
- a CDS encoding helix-turn-helix domain-containing protein codes for the protein MAPSRLNDSHKQEIVERYRAGETSAHIAAAFGCSANTVSRTVRSLLSADEYAELKIQRAAKGTALEISASESSAPDSAPSTNAESSKKSVGSEADGDAVEDEDGNGDGESQILALDDAEDFGGADLDDNETFNTDDENVFHEIAVLPVDLPQVTTQEVICRPFASELLPDSVYMLVDKTVELDPRPLSEFPELGLSDPSEQQRQALCLYASPRAAKRQCGRSQRVIKVPDTQVFEQTSSYLLARGITHLVVEGSLFSLKS
- the rsmI gene encoding 16S rRNA (cytidine(1402)-2'-O)-methyltransferase, which produces MKQRAEPAAGVLYVVGTPIGHLGDLSPRARELLIAVDTIACEDTRHSGQLLSRIGSAARRCSFHQHNTRTRIPQLLLELEEGRSVAVITDAGLPGISDPGQDLVAAARASGCEVISIPGPCAATTALVSSGLPTDRFCFEGFLPSKGRERRDRLALIATEQRTSVIYEAPHRLCQLLEEMFELCGEERPLQVARELTKRHEQQVGPTVGAARMHFQEHPPQGECTVVLGGAPPLEIEALSDTQCCEQLLALTAEGMSAKDAAKLLSSRIGRSKRELYALLHAVSEPSD